The Acetomicrobium sp. S15 = DSM 107314 nucleotide sequence TCGCGCAAAAGCGCAAAGGTGCGGCTTTCTTCCGCAGATGAGCGGCAAAGGCCCGGACAGCCTTGACGGATTTGCGCCCCGGTTGCTATAATCGCTGGCGTAGTGCCGAGGTGGTGGAACTGGTAGACACGCACGTTTGAGGGGCGTGTGGGGAAACCCATGGGGGTTCGAGTCCCCCCCTCGGCACCATTTTTGTGCCCTTTTACCTCTTTTTGCTTCGAAGGCGAGAATTGCCGCCCTCTCTTCCGCATAGTTCGCTTCAAGGTGTATAGTTGTGGTCGTAAGAATAAAAAACGCTACGGAGGCTTAGGTCATCAGAGCCTCCATAAGTGCTTGTGTCTTAAGCGAGGAGGGAAAGCCGTGCCGCAAGACCTTAACGCGTTGCTTTGCCCTAAGAGCGTGGCGGTAGTTGGGGCTTCGTCCAATTTAGAAAGCATCTCAGGTAGGCCTTTGAAGCTGCTGCTGCGATATAAATTCGACGGGCGCATTTACCCCGTCAATCCAAAGTACGAATCTCTCCATGGCCTTCCGTGTTTCCCCGATGTTTTGTCGTTGCCGGAGACCCCCGATGTGGCTCTGATCGCTGTTCGCTCCTCTCTTGTGCCTGAGGTGATCGAGCAGTGCGCGGCGCGGCGCGTTCCTTTTGTGGTGATCTTTTCCTCCGGCTTTGCCGAGAGCGGCGACGCGACTTCTCAGGAGCGGGTGATCGAGCTCGCCAGAAAAGGCGGCGTGCGAATAGTGGGGCCTAATTGCCAGGGACTTGCGAACCTCGCACGGGGCATCCCTTTGAGCTTTTCTGCCTCCCTCGACAGCGATAGGCCTTGTAAAGGTCCGGTGGCATATGTGTCCCAGAGTGGCGCCTTCGGATTTTCGTCGTATTCGCTCGCTGTGGACGGAGGGGTCGGCTTTCGTTACGTCGTGACGACCGGCAACCAGGCGGATCTGGATGTGGTGGATTTCGGCATGCACTTTTTAAAGGATCCAGAGGTGCGCCTCCTGCTCGTTTATCTGGAAGGGTTGAACGACGGAGAGCGTTTTTTGGAGTTGCTGCGGACCGCCAAGGAGAAGGAGATCCCTGTGGCAGTATTGAAGGCCGGCAAGAGCCCATCGGCGCAGGCTGCGGCGAAGAGTCACACCGCAGCCGTTGCCGGGGACAGGGTCGTGTGGGAAGCGGTTTTGCGGCAATATGGAGCTATAGAGCTCGATGATGTAGAGGACATGATAGACTTAGGCATTGCCTTTGCTGCGCCGCAGCGCCCGGAAGGCAAGAGGGTGGCGATACTGACAACGTCCGGCGGCGCCGGCATAATCATGGCAGATCGATGTTCCGATCTTGGCCTTGATGTGCCTCGTTTTTCGCCGCAAATCCAGGAGCGCATAGCAGCGCACATTCCGCCATTCGGGTCTCCCGCCAATCCCGTCGACATGACCGCTCAGGTCATAAACGATCCGGAGGGTTTTCCTATATGCCTCGATTCTGCGCTCTCTTCCGGCGAGGCAGATGCCGTAGTCTGCATAATATCCATGATCACGGGCAGCTCTGGGCAGGCAATGGCGGACGAGCTGGAGAGGGCCTTTCGCCGTTCCTCCAAGCCTATCCTATGCTCTTGGCTTAT carries:
- a CDS encoding acetate--CoA ligase family protein, which translates into the protein MPQDLNALLCPKSVAVVGASSNLESISGRPLKLLLRYKFDGRIYPVNPKYESLHGLPCFPDVLSLPETPDVALIAVRSSLVPEVIEQCAARRVPFVVIFSSGFAESGDATSQERVIELARKGGVRIVGPNCQGLANLARGIPLSFSASLDSDRPCKGPVAYVSQSGAFGFSSYSLAVDGGVGFRYVVTTGNQADLDVVDFGMHFLKDPEVRLLLVYLEGLNDGERFLELLRTAKEKEIPVAVLKAGKSPSAQAAAKSHTAAVAGDRVVWEAVLRQYGAIELDDVEDMIDLGIAFAAPQRPEGKRVAILTTSGGAGIIMADRCSDLGLDVPRFSPQIQERIAAHIPPFGSPANPVDMTAQVINDPEGFPICLDSALSSGEADAVVCIISMITGSSGQAMADELERAFRRSSKPILCSWLIDEEHGGQFLKQLHAAGLPVYRSLRRCAFALASMVKWQTGRAPMRPAIEASVPFLSTLPEELTEYDSKLLLAHYGVPITREKLCLSLEEALSAANDIGFPVALKVISPQILHKTEAGVVALRLSDEEEVRNAYGRLLERARRFDKDAQIKGVLVQEMVEGGLECMIGAKRDPVFGPIIAVGLGGIYVEVLRDVALRRCPVDEEEALEMVRSLKGFPLLAGARGSTKKDISALADMTRRISELAYVEKDLKELDVNPVIVLDEGHGAVAVDALALRGK